From a single Cytophagales bacterium WSM2-2 genomic region:
- a CDS encoding (2Fe-2S)-binding protein produces the protein MKSNISPVHYHQAAIFEKEKQFIFKKNWCFVGFRSQLANVNDFICRRIADVPVLIQNVKGEVRAFLNVCSHRFSLIQQDETGNRPMVCPYHGWAYDQEGVPTGIPKKPLFKEFTYKELCDMRLKQFQIEFCGNLCFVSIDEKPQSIRDYLGEFYAELEQMSMSLGNLVDINKMTINANWKIIVENTLESYHVNAIHASTFKKLGAQGLEFAFTPFHSNWSAELNVKRSDPQNRKIEDLFSARPYKIEGYKHILVFPNLLVSSTHGSSYNYSLIEPINESSTWFTSYVFTAVTSDQEKKALLAAFEKSLIDFNRQVFEEDKAICQVVQHGVLNASLPGVLSLEEERVHAFQKIYIKSIQEYAGS, from the coding sequence ATGAAATCAAACATTTCACCAGTACATTACCATCAGGCAGCAATCTTTGAAAAAGAAAAACAATTTATTTTTAAAAAAAACTGGTGTTTTGTCGGCTTTAGAAGCCAGCTTGCCAATGTCAATGATTTCATATGTAGGAGAATAGCAGATGTACCTGTGTTGATTCAAAATGTAAAAGGAGAGGTGCGTGCTTTTCTAAATGTTTGTTCTCACCGTTTCAGTCTCATTCAGCAAGACGAAACAGGCAATCGACCAATGGTGTGCCCCTATCACGGGTGGGCGTATGATCAAGAAGGTGTTCCTACAGGCATTCCCAAGAAACCACTTTTCAAGGAGTTTACATATAAAGAACTTTGTGATATGCGATTGAAGCAATTTCAAATCGAATTCTGTGGCAATCTGTGTTTTGTTTCAATCGATGAAAAACCCCAGTCTATACGCGATTATCTTGGTGAGTTTTATGCTGAGTTAGAACAGATGTCAATGTCTTTGGGCAATCTGGTTGATATTAATAAAATGACAATAAATGCCAATTGGAAAATCATAGTTGAAAACACGTTAGAAAGTTACCATGTGAATGCAATTCATGCTAGTACTTTTAAAAAATTGGGAGCTCAGGGACTGGAGTTTGCCTTTACTCCTTTTCACTCTAACTGGAGTGCTGAATTGAATGTGAAAAGATCGGATCCGCAAAACAGAAAAATAGAAGACCTCTTTTCAGCCAGGCCTTATAAAATTGAGGGTTATAAACACATACTTGTTTTTCCTAATTTGTTAGTGTCATCCACTCATGGTTCATCATACAACTATTCACTAATTGAGCCCATAAATGAGAGTTCTACTTGGTTTACAAGCTATGTTTTTACTGCGGTCACATCAGACCAAGAAAAGAAAGCTTTACTAGCAGCCTTCGAAAAATCATTAATTGATTTTAATAGGCAGGTGTTCGAAGAAGACAAAGCGATTTGTCAGGTTGTGCAACATGGAGTATTAAATGCAAGTTTGCCAGGTGTGCTCAGTCTTGAGGAAGAGCGCGTTCATGCGTTTCAGAAGATTTACATTAAATCAATTCAAGAATATGCAGGCAGCTAG
- a CDS encoding 3-oxoacyl-ACP synthase, producing the protein MQAARIKAISYYLPDQVLHNASLNQLFPEWSVDKISSKTGIYQRHIAAPDEFSSDMAVKAAQKLFDEHLITPESIDFILLCTQSPDYFLPTTACIIQDRLKIPSTAGAIDFNLGCSGYIYGLSLAKGLISALIAKNILLITSETYSKFIHPKDKSNRTIFGDGASATLVSANEGFAEIGDFELGTDGRGAKNLIVKNGGMRFPFSSANGKDVADDYGNISNDNNLHMNGTEIFNFTSEAVPVMINKVLQKHSLTAEDVQLYVLHQANKYMLNHLRKKMLIPEERFYYFLENCGNTVSSTIPIALYEASRANKLKGNIVLAGFGVGYSWGACVITIK; encoded by the coding sequence ATGCAGGCAGCTAGAATCAAGGCCATTTCTTACTATTTGCCTGACCAAGTCCTGCACAATGCGAGCCTTAATCAATTGTTCCCTGAATGGTCAGTTGATAAAATATCAAGCAAGACTGGAATTTATCAGCGTCACATTGCTGCCCCTGATGAATTTTCATCCGATATGGCTGTGAAGGCCGCACAGAAATTATTTGATGAACATTTGATCACACCCGAATCGATTGATTTTATTCTACTGTGTACACAAAGTCCCGATTATTTTTTACCAACAACGGCCTGCATCATTCAAGATAGATTGAAAATCCCTTCAACAGCTGGAGCAATCGACTTTAACTTAGGCTGTTCGGGTTACATTTACGGACTTAGTTTAGCCAAGGGATTGATCAGCGCCTTGATAGCAAAGAATATTCTCTTAATAACATCTGAAACTTACAGCAAGTTTATTCATCCAAAGGATAAGAGCAATCGTACAATTTTTGGTGATGGAGCATCAGCAACGCTAGTGTCGGCCAATGAAGGATTTGCAGAAATTGGCGATTTTGAATTAGGAACTGATGGAAGGGGAGCCAAAAATTTAATTGTGAAAAACGGTGGAATGCGTTTTCCATTCTCCTCTGCCAACGGCAAGGATGTTGCTGATGACTACGGTAACATTTCAAATGACAATAATTTACACATGAACGGAACAGAAATATTTAATTTCACTTCTGAAGCTGTTCCGGTAATGATTAACAAAGTGTTGCAAAAACACTCACTCACCGCAGAAGATGTTCAGTTGTATGTTTTGCATCAAGCAAATAAGTACATGCTGAATCATTTGCGAAAAAAAATGCTGATCCCTGAAGAGCGGTTTTATTACTTTTTAGAAAATTGTGGCAATACAGTTTCCTCCACAATCCCTATTGCTTTGTATGAGGCATCCCGTGCTAATAAACTAAAGGGCAACATTGTTTTGGCAGGTTTTGGCGTGGGCTACTCTTGGGGCGCTTGTGTAATCACAATCAAATAA
- a CDS encoding acyl carrier protein, producing the protein MNFYFKFAVLIPKTMELSEFVSAFSSQFEQTDPSLVIGSTDYKNLDEWDSLIALSVIALADEQYGVTLTGDDIRNAVTVSDLFERIKALKK; encoded by the coding sequence TTGAATTTTTACTTTAAATTTGCGGTTCTTATACCAAAAACTATGGAATTATCAGAATTTGTGAGTGCATTTTCAAGCCAGTTCGAACAAACCGACCCCTCTTTAGTAATAGGATCAACTGATTATAAAAATTTGGATGAATGGGATTCTCTGATTGCATTATCAGTCATTGCATTGGCTGACGAGCAATACGGGGTAACATTAACTGGTGATGATATTCGAAATGCAGTAACCGTCTCAGATTTATTTGAAAGAATAAAAGCATTAAAAAAGTAA
- a CDS encoding 3-oxoacyl-ACP synthase: MAFLTIPNIRIEGIVSCVPRSRQLVRDCNCLTSEEADKLIATTGIVERRIADSSICTSDLCFESAKKLIDQLGWQKEEVDALIFVTQTPDYVLPATSPILQDRLGLADSCFTLDISLGCSGYVYGFVTLANLMANGQIKKGLLLVGDTISKVCSPEDKSTFPLFGDAGTATALIFDKTAEPIYANMRSNGRGYKSIIINDGGYRSPFSSNSLNSTVISPGIKRRSDQLILEGMDVFSFGITKAPEVIRQLLANFEIFENDIDYFVFHQANLMMNEKIRKKLGIPPEKVPYSLGKYGNTSCATIPHTMATELQKNMTEKSSKIVLCGFGVGLSWGAVYIKTDPLKYLGSIEL; the protein is encoded by the coding sequence ATGGCTTTTTTAACTATTCCCAACATCAGAATTGAAGGAATTGTTTCTTGCGTACCCAGGTCGAGGCAATTGGTAAGGGACTGCAATTGTCTTACCTCCGAAGAGGCCGACAAACTTATCGCCACGACTGGAATAGTAGAAAGAAGAATAGCTGATTCGTCAATTTGCACCAGTGACTTGTGCTTTGAATCCGCAAAGAAATTAATCGATCAATTAGGATGGCAAAAAGAAGAAGTTGACGCTCTGATTTTTGTTACTCAAACGCCTGATTATGTATTGCCAGCTACCTCACCGATTCTGCAAGACCGTTTGGGTCTTGCTGATAGCTGCTTTACGCTTGACATTTCTCTCGGTTGCTCGGGATATGTGTACGGATTTGTCACGTTGGCAAATTTGATGGCCAATGGTCAGATCAAAAAAGGATTGTTACTTGTGGGCGATACCATTAGCAAAGTGTGTTCGCCGGAAGATAAAAGCACTTTTCCGCTCTTTGGAGATGCAGGTACCGCGACTGCCCTGATATTCGATAAAACTGCAGAGCCCATTTATGCAAATATGCGCTCAAATGGACGAGGGTACAAAAGTATCATTATCAATGATGGTGGTTACAGAAGTCCATTCTCATCGAACTCTTTAAATTCAACTGTAATTAGCCCGGGTATTAAGCGAAGATCAGATCAATTAATACTAGAGGGAATGGATGTATTCTCCTTTGGAATTACTAAGGCTCCAGAAGTGATCAGGCAACTCTTAGCAAATTTCGAAATATTCGAGAATGATATCGATTATTTTGTATTTCATCAAGCTAACCTGATGATGAATGAAAAAATAAGAAAGAAATTAGGAATTCCTCCTGAAAAGGTCCCGTATTCTCTTGGCAAATACGGCAATACAAGTTGTGCTACAATTCCACATACAATGGCGACCGAGTTGCAAAAAAATATGACCGAAAAATCCTCTAAAATAGTTTTATGCGGATTTGGCGTAGGGCTGTCATGGGGTGCAGTTTACATTAAAACAGATCCATTAAAATACCTCGGAAGCATTGAGCTATGA
- a CDS encoding polysaccharide deacetylase, giving the protein MASLSLIVNSNTRYTKELEYICDVIFKTFWGLDYALNNNENNEEKIIQIQINDVKINIASILFNTDPSQWLTKNSHPKAPLRIRELRDDFPGNNFLNSSVPVIYGIALEKDNGTSKKIFDIDIFGSIFFMLTRYEEIGYDDFDLDSRGRFKERHSLAYLNQFHHRAIVNEYLDILWFMVEKASGEGYARVKRQSRIIVSHDIDFPISISNRGMMGTLKNLVGDLYVRKSPKLFFSRINAKIKSTLGLPFNDPYSTFDYLMWCAEKYKFHCTFNFIPGHEPKSLDGIQSIDHVLDTSYFHQVFRAIHQRGHYIGFHPSYVTFCDLNQTGREYRNLLSIIKKCGIEQQQIGGRQHFLRWRNPQTWQIWNELGLHYDSSVGFESTAGFRAGCCFEYPVYDLINRKKLDLLEFPLMVMDTAVLNLSSQAFTELHILDIYKICKHYGGIFTLLYHNNNVVSEIQKLKYESILSLVNDGP; this is encoded by the coding sequence ATGGCAAGCCTTAGCTTGATAGTAAATAGTAATACTCGCTACACTAAAGAATTAGAATACATCTGTGACGTGATTTTCAAGACGTTCTGGGGCTTAGACTATGCCTTGAATAACAATGAGAATAACGAGGAGAAAATTATCCAAATACAGATCAATGATGTAAAGATAAATATCGCGAGTATTTTGTTTAACACAGACCCATCTCAATGGCTCACAAAGAATTCACATCCAAAAGCACCACTTAGAATTCGCGAACTGCGGGATGATTTTCCGGGTAATAATTTTCTAAACTCTTCTGTTCCTGTAATCTATGGGATAGCTTTAGAAAAAGACAACGGCACATCAAAAAAAATATTTGACATAGATATCTTCGGAAGCATTTTTTTTATGCTTACTAGGTATGAAGAAATTGGATATGATGATTTTGATCTGGACTCGAGAGGGCGATTTAAAGAAAGACATTCATTAGCCTACCTGAATCAGTTTCATCATCGGGCGATTGTAAATGAATATCTTGACATACTATGGTTCATGGTTGAGAAGGCCTCAGGTGAAGGATATGCGAGAGTGAAACGTCAATCACGCATCATTGTTTCACACGATATTGATTTTCCAATATCAATATCGAACAGAGGTATGATGGGCACTCTGAAAAATTTGGTTGGCGATCTATATGTCAGGAAAAGCCCTAAATTATTTTTCTCAAGGATCAATGCTAAAATCAAGTCCACACTTGGCCTTCCGTTTAATGATCCTTACAGCACTTTTGATTATTTAATGTGGTGTGCTGAAAAGTATAAATTTCACTGCACGTTTAATTTTATCCCAGGACACGAACCGAAGTCATTGGACGGCATTCAAAGCATTGATCATGTACTTGATACTTCATACTTCCATCAAGTATTTCGTGCCATACACCAAAGGGGTCACTACATCGGATTTCATCCTAGTTATGTCACTTTCTGCGACTTAAATCAGACAGGAAGAGAATACCGGAATCTCCTATCAATTATCAAAAAATGTGGAATTGAGCAGCAGCAGATTGGCGGCAGGCAACATTTTCTGAGGTGGAGGAATCCGCAAACGTGGCAAATCTGGAATGAACTTGGACTTCACTACGACTCATCGGTTGGATTTGAATCAACCGCAGGTTTTAGAGCAGGTTGTTGTTTTGAGTATCCGGTGTATGATCTGATAAACAGGAAGAAACTTGATCTTTTAGAATTCCCTCTGATGGTAATGGATACTGCAGTGCTTAATTTATCAAGCCAAGCATTCACCGAGCTCCACATTTTGGATATTTATAAAATCTGTAAGCACTATGGCGGAATTTTTACACTTTTATATCACAATAATAATGTTGTTTCAGAAATTCAAAAACTGAAGTACGAGAGTATTTTATCATTAGTCAATGACGGGCCTTAG
- a CDS encoding 3-oxoacyl-ACP reductase, with protein sequence MKNIFSLAGKSILVTGASSGIGRQIAITTSEFGADVTLVGRNQPRLDETRIAMTAGNHEIIEADLTRKEDLKTILDGKVFDGVVFNAGIVEYAPVKFLSEEKIKKIFDTNFNSAALLCQQLLKNRKIQKQGSLIFVSSISSKLGVPGTALYASSKAALSAFTKVVASEVASQGIRSNSICPGIIRTPMTELAKAVTSGADVEDASKAYPLGYGNTTDISGLVVFLLSDASRWMTGSDIILDGGLTLN encoded by the coding sequence ATGAAAAATATTTTTTCGCTGGCTGGCAAGTCAATACTCGTTACGGGAGCTTCTTCAGGAATAGGCAGACAAATTGCCATTACAACATCTGAGTTTGGTGCAGACGTGACTTTGGTCGGGCGTAATCAGCCGCGCTTAGACGAAACAAGGATCGCAATGACTGCAGGTAACCATGAAATTATTGAGGCTGATCTTACGAGAAAGGAAGATTTAAAAACAATTCTTGATGGCAAAGTGTTTGACGGTGTGGTTTTTAATGCCGGGATTGTCGAGTATGCACCTGTTAAATTTCTATCAGAAGAAAAAATTAAGAAAATTTTTGACACTAATTTCAATTCAGCTGCCTTGCTCTGTCAGCAACTATTAAAAAATAGAAAAATTCAGAAACAAGGGTCCCTGATATTTGTCTCATCGATCTCTTCAAAACTGGGAGTTCCCGGCACAGCTTTATACGCCTCATCTAAGGCAGCGCTGAGTGCGTTTACAAAAGTGGTTGCCTCAGAAGTGGCATCTCAGGGGATTCGCTCGAATAGTATTTGCCCTGGAATCATTCGTACACCTATGACAGAACTCGCAAAGGCAGTAACCTCAGGCGCGGACGTGGAAGATGCGTCAAAGGCGTATCCTCTTGGTTATGGAAATACGACTGATATTTCAGGTTTGGTTGTATTTTTACTGTCGGACGCAAGTAGGTGGATGACGGGCTCAGATATTATTCTTGATGGTGGACTAACTTTAAACTGA